From a single Cryptococcus deuterogattii R265 chromosome 5, complete sequence genomic region:
- a CDS encoding ubiquitin-conjugating enzyme E2 G1: MMPPTPRANASSSSSPYPPSRPNSAKPANSSNGNSSTANSSLILRKQLMELQKHPVDGFSAGLVDDDNMLEWDIVIMGPVDTLWEGAILKARLIFPPEYPILPPKMIFDSEMWHPNIYNKGDKKGEVCVSILHQPGEDEWGFEDAGERWLPVHTVESVLISVISLLSQDVPDLSSPANVDAAKEVREDYPSYKKKVKRLARRSAEEAYD; the protein is encoded by the exons ATGATGCCTCCTACTCCCAGGGCCAACgcaagctcttcctcttccccttatCCTCCGTCCCGGCCCAACTCTGCGAAGCCCGCCAATTCTTCAAATGGTAACTCCAGTACCGCGAATTCATCATTGATACTCCGCAAGCAGCTCATGG AGCTCCAGAAACATCCTGTGGACGGCTTCTCTGCCGGGCTTGTGGACGACGACAACATGCTCGAGTGGGATATTGTCATTATGGG TCCTGTGGATACTTTGTGGGAAGGCGCCATTCTCAAAGCTCGACTTATCTTCCCTCCC GAGTATCCAATATTACCTCCAAAGATGATCTTTGATTCTGAAATGTGGCATCCTAATA TCTACAACAAGGGCGacaaaaagggagaagtCTGTGTTTCTATCCTG CATCAGCcaggtgaagatgaatggggATTCGAAGATGCAGGAGAAAGGTGGTTACCAGTCCATACCGTTGAGTCTGTC TTAATCTCcgtcatctccctcctctcccagGACGTCCCGgatctctcttcccccgCTAACGTCGACGCCGCCAAAGAGGTGAGGGAAGATTACCCCTCATACAAGAAGAAAGTTAAGCGGTTGGCAAGGAGAAGTGCCGAGGAAGCTTATGATTAA
- a CDS encoding rhamnogalacturonan lyase encodes MMKRLGLITTSLVVTGVTAKITYSETNDTITLASDRLTLGVNKTLGAMTGLEFDHVDVLGPVSGRIGMGYFDCYCIPAVNTSVWTPDNPNPQSSRHYYVGQSQKASFEVHQGNDSNNNPWIGLTMSETYEGTGQFFQQWWFLRDGEPGYHTFTRLQFDNGTEGIDLGNLQEFRQVISPNSNIWTHLVTNDVQYGHLPSDEAIGNQTTVQDATWYYNITEGNPYKAESSDYFTKYEWADLYGDHFAHGFYADGTTSNGSTLGFWTVFNNLEGYTGGPLRSDLVVDTNIYNYYASNHRGASTMNITSGFDRIFGPTFIYLNKDGDLHSLYDDAKSYANTSFAVEFYDDVADLIPGYVNSSGRGDFKARISLPKGASKPKIILAQSGVDPQDNVDYSAKQYWANVSSDGSVTIPRVQAGTYRVTLYAEGVFGQFEQDGVVVRAGDGDGDKFQINWEAERHGIELWRLGVPDKTAGEFLHGFTKDPQHTLHQEEYRQYWGAWDFPTDFPEGVNFTIGVSDPSKDWNYVHYSRYGGSFTRPEYVLDNVNVWTVNWVPEGGLDVTGKMAALTVQLAGARTASGNLDLPEPTSNYSNVDYTVNVNGNPLTWTILYNQSSSCSDRSGIACYNLRNVFTFPGEWLKNDTNVFEFVLPYNASGGDVNFRNYSISVLYDAIRLELSD; translated from the exons atgatgaagagacTTGGCCTTATAACTACATCTTTGGTCGTGACAGGTGTCACGGCTAAGATTACCTACTCTGAAACGAATGACA CCATTACTCTAGCTTCTGATAGATTGACTCTAGG GGTAAATAAGACGTTGGGCGCTATGACAGGCCTTGAGTTTGACCATGTGGATGTCTTGGGTCCTGTATCTGGCCGTATTGGTATGGG ATATTTTGACTGCTACTGCATCCCAGCCGTGAATACTTCGGTGTGGACGCCAGACAACCCAAACCCGCAATCATCTCGCCATT ACTATGTTGGCCAGTCTCAAAAGGCCAGTTTTGAAGTCCACCAAGGGAATGACAGCAATAACAACCCTTGGATTGGCTTGACTATGAGCGAAACG TACGAAGGTACCGGTCAATTCTTCCAGCAATGGTGGTTCTTACGTGATGGAGAGCCTGGCTACCACACTTTCACCAGACTCCAGTTCGACAATGGGACTGAGGGTATAGACTTAGGTAATTTGCAAGAATTCCGCCAAGTT ATCTCTCCCAATAGCAACATTTGGACCCATCTGGTGACGAACGACGTCCAATACGGACATCTCCCCTCTGATGAGGCCATAGGTAATCAGAC TACTGTTCAAGACGCTACGTGGTACTATAACATTACCGAAGGGAACCCGTACAAAGCAGAATC TTCTGACTACTTCACCAAGTATGAGTGGGCAGATCTCTATG GCGATCACTTTGCCCATGGTTTCTATGCAGATGGAACAACCTCGAATGGTTCAACCCTTGGCTTCTGGACGGTATTTAACAACCTCGAAGGATACACCGGCGGACCTTTGCGTTCTGATCTAGTAGTCGATACCAACATCTACAACT ATTATGCGTCAAATCATCGTGGCGCCTCAACTATGAATATCACGTCTGGCTTTGATCGGATCTTTGGTCCGACATTCATCTATTTGAATAAGGACGGTGACCTTCACAGCCTCTATGACGATGCGAAGAGTTATGC CAATACTTCTTTTGCTGTCGAGTTTTACGACGATGTCGCCGATCTTATCCCAGGTTATGTCAACTCGTCTGGTCGAGGCGACTTCAAAGCTCGGATCAGCCTACCAAAGGGTGCAAGCAAGCCAAAAATTATCCTGGCGCAGAGCGGAGTTGATCCCCAGGATAATGTTGATTACT CTGCCAAGCAGTACTGGGCCAATGTATCCTCTGACGGCAGTGTCACCATTCCTCGAGTCCAAGCTGGCACTTACCGAGTTACTCTTTACGCTGAAG GCGTCTTCGGTCAGTTTGAACAAGACGGAGTGGTAGTCCGTGCCGGTGACGGAGATGGTGATAAGTTCCAAATCAATTGGGAAGCCGAACGTCATG GTATCGAACTTTGGAGGCTTGGGGTCCCAGATAAG ACCGCTGGCGAGTTTCTTCACGGTTTCACCAAAGATCCCCAGCATACCCTTCACCAAGAAGAATACCGACAGTACTGGGGCGCATGGGACTTCCCGACCGATTTCCCTGAGGGTGTGAACTTCACGATCGGCGTCAGTGACCCCTCGAAGGACTGG AACTATGTGCACTATAGTCGATACGGAGGCTCATTTACTCGACCGGAGTATGTACTGGATAATGTCAATGTCTGGACTGTCAACTGGGTGCCTGAAGGTGGGCTAGATGTCACTGGAAAGATGGC CGCTCTTACGGTGCAACTA GCCGGCGCACGCACTGCTTCCGGTAACCTTGACTTACCCGAGCCGACGTCCAACTATTCCAATGTGGATTATACTGTCAACGTGAACGGCAATCCTCTCACTTGGACCATCCTTTACAATCAGTCTTCGTCTTGTTCAGATAGGAGTGGCATTGCTTGTTACAATTTGAGAAATGT GTTCACGTTCCCTGGAGAATGGCTGAAGAACGATACCAACGTGTTTGAGTTTGTTCTCCCTTACAATGCTAGTGGTGGGGATGTGAACTTCAGGAATTACTCGATTTCTGTTTT GTATGACGCTATCCGGCTTGAGCTCTCTGATTAG
- a CDS encoding oxysterol binding protein, which yields MSAQPSRPPSSTSNKSALEEIKPEGADVPEEQKAGWASFIKSLARMTGDLSSMTAPPFILSPTSLTEFPAYWCEHPAAFASISEGKDQFDRSERVLRWFIGTLKAQYTTRNEKMGSEKKPLNPVLGELFYGVWPDENGRGETKLVVEQVSHHPPITAYYIENVKAGVKLQGHSGQKTSFTGTSINVKQSGHAILTVKPKNGDPQEKYLITLPKLRIDGIIWGSPYIELTETNAIQSSTGYTAQIDYKGKGYFSGKAHSFKATITKSGKILQSYEGQWTGNSYIGKKNGHLFLDMNEAKEEVTVKPIEEQGEWESRKLWEKVAKGIRSQNYDEAGREKSRIENEQRQRRKDEAAAGITWQHVHFTHVDSDEEYQSLAELLHDKLTPAHEDAYVFKANI from the exons ATGTCAGCACAACCTTCTCGTCCCCCTTCGTCTACCTCCAACAAATCCGCccttgaagagatcaagCCAGAAG GCGCCGACGTAccagaagagcaaaaggcaGGATGGGCCAGTTTTATCAAGAGTCTTGCTCGTATGACGGGTGATCTCAGCTCGATGACTGCTCCTCCTT TCATCCTTTCTCCGACCTCTCTTACTGAATTCCCCGCTTACTGGTGCGAACACCCTGCGGCATTTGCAAGTATCTCTGAGGGCAAGGATCAGTTTGATCGTTCTGAGAGGGTGCTTAGGTGGTTCATTGGCACACTCAAGGCTCAGTACACT ACCCGTAACGAGAAGATGGGTTCTGAAAAGAAGCCTCTCAACCCCGTCCTTGGAGAGCTTTTTTACGGTGTATGGCCTGACGAGAATGGAAGGGGGGAGACTAAGTTAGTCGTTGAACAAGTTTCCCACCACCCTCCTATC ACTGCTTA CTACATTGAAAACGTCAAAGCTGGCGTGAAGCTCCAAGGTCACTCTGGTCAAAAAACTTCCTTCACTGGCACATCCATCAACG TCAAGCAATCCGGTCATGCCATCCTTACCGTAAAACCAAAGAACGGTGACCCCCAAGAAAAGTATTTGATCACTCTGC CGAAGCTGCGAATTGACGGTATCATCTGGGGTAGCCCATACATTGAGTTGACCGAAACCAACGCTATCCAGTCCAGCACCGGCTACACCGCTCAGATTGATTACAAAGGCAAGGGCTACTTCTCCGGTAAAGCCCACTCGTTCAAAGCGACCATCACCAAGTCTGGTAAAATTCTGCAGTCTTACGAAGGACAGTGGACAGGTAACTCATACAtcggaaagaagaatgggcaTTTATTCTTGGATATGAATGAggcgaaggaggaggtcaCCGTCAAGCCCATAGAGGAGCAGGGCGAGTGGGAAAGTAGAAAGCTTTGGGAGAAGGTCGCAAAAGGAATCAGGAGTCAAAACTACGATGAGGCCGGTAGAGAAAAATCTAGAATAGAA AATGAGCAGCGACAGCGACGTAAGGAtgaagctgctgctggtatAACATGGCAGCACGTCCACTTTACCCATGTCGACTCTGATGAAGAATACCAATCCCTTGCTGAGTTGCTCCACGACAAGCTCACGCCGGCGCACGAAGATGCCTACGTTTTCAAGGCAAACATCTAA
- a CDS encoding transcriptional activator SPT8 → MRSEEEDEDEEYYDEHEEEDDERASNADNGEAEGDEDDADEAIEEASDEEGSDEDNAEEDAEVEDEEEEEEEEDAEAEEDEEDERDEEEEEEASEDEADGEDATMAAAEDDEAGSIHPSQVSKSAKLPRTDLPPPPHLIRRSLFKPAFMAPPLALSVEAIVGIPLPTPVQSLASSACLSYLLTGGQDGFVRAYDFWGSVNGSQMMTAQQRSVVGLGEGMNKAGLPRGWWTNEVEGIIGGTVAKRTEPVYSMAFEGDALWALTGTQSGPINLFSLRHSPGHLVHTLKGHTNVVSCMTLLPEEKGFVSGSWDGTVREWDLNTGQTVRTYPTHKAQLSSVSLRPVGFPSSPTPSPRSRPAEEEEGNEGPAMNISISMGPNFFDKKGTDKSKQEDDNGKESSGGKEVELLSEQKPSGDAEMADAASVVSGAGDSLFGDDDAEGETAPASILPTSIPSPSLPSPAKPKHLGLALPGQRQPSSTPISNKETEIVPVSAPLFAPQASSASSARQGAADIIPALSPVNWKAYSEDVLLTSSMDGQLVLIDRRVPSYEGTGAGVGRLLPGEKTPPWCMSACWLSNGNQVLAGRRNGTVEIWDVRKGSSSTGPNLLRSLKTPVESGPISCVVAFPDGQHIATASQDNIRLWNAAEVFHSQDSVKRSKGKTPFKIIAGHHGGTISSMIVDRTCRFLITASGDRGWGGESTKAVLIHEVKW, encoded by the exons ATGCgcagcgaagaagaagatgaagatgaagagtaTTATGATGAgcatgaggaagaggac GACGAGAGAGCGAGCAACGCTGATAAcggagaagcagaaggggatgaggatgatgctgatgaggCCATAGA AGAGGCATcggacgaagaaggctcAGATGAGGATAacgcagaagaagatgcagaagtggaagacgaagaagaggaggaggaagaggaggatgcagaagcagaggaagacgaagaagatgaaagagatgaagaagaagaagaagaagctagcgaagatgaggcaGACGGAGAAGATGCTACTATGGCTGCCgccgaggatgatgaagcag GCTCAATACATCCTTCGCAAGTATCGAAATCTGCCAAACTTCCTCGTACCGATCTCCCGCCCCCACCTCATCTCATACGCCGCTCCCTTTTTAAACCCGCTTTTATGGCCCCACCATTGGCCCTTTCTGTCGAAGCAATTGTTGGTATACCTCTTCCCACACCAGTCCAGTCACTTGCGAGTAGCGCTTGTCTCTCCTACCTACTCACAGGTGGGCAAGACGGTTTTGTCCGCGCATATGATTTCTGGGGTAGCGTCAATGGATCGCAAATGATGACTGCTCAGCAGAGAAGCGTCGTTGGTCTCGGGGAAGGCATGAATAAAGCAGGGTTACCGAGGGGATGGTGGACGAACGAAGTTGAAGGTATAATAGGTGGGACTGTTGCCAAGAGGACTGAGCCAGTGTATAGTATGGCGTTTGAGGGTGATGCCCTGTGGGCTTTGACAGGTACTCAG TCGGGCCCTATAAATCTTTTTAGCTTGCGGCATTCACCAGGCCATCTTGTGCACACATTAAAGGGACACACCAATGTTGTTTCGTGCATGACTCTGTTACcggaagaaaaaggttTTGTTAGTGGTTCTTGGGACGGAACCGTTAGA GAATGGGATCTCAATACCGGTCAAACTGTTCGTACATACCCAACTCATAAAGCCCAGCTTTCTTCAGTGTCCCTTCGCCCAGTCGGgtttccctcttctccgacACCTTCCCCACGTTCCCGACccgcagaagaagaagaagggaatgaaGGCCCTGCAATGAATATATCAATATCCATGGGACCCAACTTCTTTGATAAGAAAGGAACGGATAAGTCAAAACAAGAGGACGATAACGGCAAAGAATCTTCTGGAGGTAAAGAAGTTGAACTTTTGTCAGAGCAAAAACCGAGCGGTGATGCCGAAATGGCAGATGCTGCTTCTGTGGTATCTGGTGCTGGTGACTCTTTATTtggtgatgacgatgcCGAAGGCGAAACCGCGCCcgcctccatcctccctACAAGCATTCCATCGCcgtctctcccttctccagccAAACCCAAGCATCTTGGTCTCGCCCTTCCAGGCCAGAGGCAACCTTCATCAACCCCCATATCAAATAAAGAAACCGAAATTGTTCCAGTTTCTGCTCCTTTGTTTGCGCCTCAAGCATCATCAGCTAGTTCTGCTCGCCAAGGTGCAGCAGATATTATTCCGGCTCTAAGTCCTGTAAACTGGAAAGCGTATTCTGAAGATGTGTTATTAACGAGCTCAATGGATGGGCAGTTGGTGCTGATAGATAGAAGAGTGCCAAGCTACGAAGGTACTGGCGCTGGAGTGGGCAGACTGTTGCCTGGAGAGAAGACACCGCCTTGGTGTATGTCT GCATGCTGGCTGTCGAACGGGAATCAGGTCCTtgcaggaaggagaaatggGACTGTGGAAATATGGGATGTACGAAAAGGCTCCAGCTCTACCGGACCCAACCTGCTTCGCTCTCTCAAAACACCTGTGGAATCGGGCCCTATAAGCTGTGTAGTGGCATTCCCAGACGGTCAACATATCGCAAC AGCGTCGCAGGATAACATCCGATTATGGAATGCCGCCGAAGTCTTCCACTCGCAAGACTCTGTCAAGCGAAGTAAAGGTAAAACACCATTCAAGATCATTGCCGGTCACCACGGTGGTACAATTTCGTCTATGA TTGTTGACCGTACATGTCGGTTCTTGATCACGGCAAGTGGCGATaggggatggggaggagaaagcACTAAGGCGGTACTCATACATGAAGTGAAATGGTAA
- a CDS encoding vesicle-fusing ATPase, with the protein MSFFKRSDPNAPAARRAAQGSPAPYQRVPDNASYSSLPPPTQQVPPLRQSPLPSQDPYGRASGIGGGYGAPAQQVAQPTHPDLGPRGASHYSEKSQNEYGYQSQPQKGYPQLSQGGTGRGVFNIAPCPSDALALTNRLVVHPSDFPSDVDFALLRGRFVFSIIRDNTGTLPPGHVGPSKFIRQWVGLSAVGETVDIEPYHPGNGEWASTAEIEVGFRLKRKETQDLFDSEEMAAAFINAFPSLPLTPLQPLVFDYRGHELKATVRAVSTLDGQDGRTGIIMEGTEIIWVKDPTSGIKLKNSSKRGPTNAILAPNFKFEDMGIGGLDTEFAAIFRRAFASRIFPPGLVEKLGIQHVKGILLYGPPGTGKTLMARQIGKMLNAREPKVVNGPEILNKFVGQSEENIRKLFADAEKEQKEKGDESGLHIIIFDELDAICKQRGSTNSGTGVGDSVVNQLLAKMDGVDQLNNVLIIGMTNRMDMIDEALLRPGRLEVHIEISLPDEEGRLQILSIHTTKMRNNGVLADDVDLAELASLTKNFSGAELGGLTKSATSFAFNRHVKVGTVASFEDVENIKIGRADFMHALDEVQPAFGVSEEELQQVVQNGIIHYSSRVNEILNDGQLLVEQVRKSERTPLVSVLLHGPSGAGKTALAATIAMGSDFPFIKLISPETMVGFTESQKIAQLHKVFADSYKSPLSVVVVDSLERLLDWNPIGPRFSNGVLQALVVLFGKRPPKGRRLLILATTSNRSILSDMDVLSAFDTDIPIPPITSVKHIERCLREVKLFSSNEELQRAVGMLRDVKFSEGGNGELMVGVKKLLSMAEMARQDPDPAAKLVASLMREVS; encoded by the exons ATGTCTTTCTTCAAACGTAGCGACCCAAATGCCCCAGCCGCCCGACGAGCAGCGCAAGGGTCCCCTGCTCCTTATCAGCGAGTGCCCGACAACGCGTCgtactcttctcttccgcccCCAACTCAGCAAGTTCCGCCACTCCGGCAGAGCCCTCTGCCTTCCCAAGACCCTTATGGCCGAGCAAGTGGAATTGGAGGCGGATATGGAGCTCCTGCTCAACAGGTAGCACAACCAACGCACCCGGATTTGGGGCCAAGAGGTGCAAGCCATTATAGCGAAAAGTCTCAGAATGAGTATGGCTACCAATCCCAGCCCCAGAAGGGTTATCCTCAACTGAGTCAAGGTGGTACTGGAAGAGGGGT TTTTAACATTGCACCATGCCCTTCAGATGCCCTGGCCCTGACTAATCGTCTTGTCGTACATCCGTCCGATTTCCCTTCAGACGTTGACTTTGCTCTCTTGCGGGGACGATTTGTCTTCTCTATCAT TCGCGATAATACCGGCACTTTGCCGCCCGGTCACGTCGGGCCGTCCAAGTTTATCCGCCAATGGGTTGGCTTGTCAGCCGTCGGTGAGACTGTTGATATTGAACCCTATCACCCTGGAAACGGCGAATGGGCGAGCACTGCAGAGATCGAG GTTGGGTTCaggctgaaaaggaaggaaactCAGGATCTTTTCGACAGCGAGGAGATGGCTGCTGCCTTCATCAAT GCATTCCCTTCGCTTCCTTTAACCCCTCTCCAACCCCTTGTGTTCGACTACCGTGGACATGAACTCAAAGCCACTGTCCGCGCAGTCTCTACGCTTGACGGCCAAGACGGTCGAACCGGTATCATTATGGAGGGTACGGAGATCATCTGGGTTAAGGACCCAACTAGCGgcatcaagctcaagaatAGTTCAAAGCG AGGACCTACTAATGCTATTCTTGCCCCCAACTTCAAGTTTGAGGATATGGGTATTGGTGGTCTTGATACCGAGTTTGCTGCAATATTCCGACGAGCATTTGCCAGCCGAATTTTTCCTCCTGGTCTTGTCGAAAAGTTGGGTATCCAACACGTCAAAG GTATTCTCCTTTATGGCCCGCCCGGTACTGGTAAAACACTTATGGCCAGGCAAATCGGCAAGATGCTCAATGCTCGAGAGCCCAAGGTTGTTAACGGACCGGAAATTTTGAACAAATTTGTCGGTCAGAGTGAAGAGAACATCAGAAAACTGTTCGCGGACGCCGAAAaagagcagaaagagaagggcGATGAGAGTGGTTTACACATCATCATATTTGATGAGCTGGACGCCATTTGTAAACAGCGTGGCTCCACTAACAGCGGTACTGGCGTCGGTGACTCCGTTGTCAATCAACTTCTCGCCAAAATGGACGGTGTCGACCAACTGAACAATGTCCTTATTATTGGTATGACCAACCGTATGGACATGATTGATGAAGCCCTTCTTCGTCCGGGACGATTGGAAGTTCATATCGAAATTTCCTTGCcggacgaggaaggaaggttaCAAATTCTGAGCATTCACACAACCAAGATGAGGAATAATGGTGTTTTGGCCGATGATGTTGATTTGGCGGAACTTGCGTCCTTGACAAAGAACTTTTCGGGTGCCGAGTTGGGCGGATTGACCAAGAGTGCGACAAGTTTTGCATTCAACAGGCACGTCAAG GTTGGTACGGTTGCGTCatttgaagatgttgagaaTATCAAGATTGGCCGAGCGGATTTCATGCACGCCTTGGACGAAGTACAGCCCGCTTTTGGTGTTTCTGAGGAGGAGCTGCAGCAGGTCGTCCAGAACGGCATTATTCACTACTCTTCTCGTGTGAAC GAAATTCTCAACGACGGTCAACTACTTGTGGAACAGGTCAGAAAATCTGAGCGCACCCCTCTTGTCTCTGTGCTTCTTCACGGCCCTTCAGGTGCAGGCAAGACCGCTCTCGCCGCTACGATCGCAATGGGGTCCGACTTCCCGTTTATCAAACTAATCTCTCCCGAAACCATGGTTGGCTTCACGGAGTCTCAAAAGATTGCCCAACTGCACAAGGTGTTTGCCGATAGTTATAAGAGTCCTCTAAGTGTAGTCGTTGTTGATAGTTTGGAAAGACTCTTGG ACTGGAATCCTATCGGCCCCAGGTTCTCGAACGGCGTCTTACAAGCTCTTGTAGTCCTGTTCGGCAAACGGCCTCCCAAGGGCCGTCGActtctcatcctcgctACAACATCCAATCGCTCAATCCTCTCCGATATGGATGTCCTTTCCGCTTTTGATACTGATATCCCTATCCCGCCCATTACTTCTGTCAAACACATCGAACGATGTCTGCGCGAGGTCAAGTTATTCTCGTCGAATGAGGAATTACAGCGAGCAGTGGGTATGTTGCGGGATGTTAAGTTTAGTGAAGGAGGGAACGGCGAGTTGATGGTGGGTGTGAAGAAGTTACTATCGATGGCGGAGATGGCAAGACAGGACCCTGATCCTGCAGCCAAATTGGTGGCGAGCCTGATGAGAGAAGTTAGTTAG
- a CDS encoding amidohydrolase yields the protein MPPAAGHNIPPRLRQYHQSQIASNGVMPYQRHPPPRIPSTRSLHLSISLLIVAVIIVYAQKQSFMKGVIPSKVYSVTENLPEKYAICGKEGKKVYTVPYEVEAAIEGTAEWEKEAVGAVECVVVEKDKVVDTGSLNKIRRKWAKDTLSKTTQDDLQIIHLPPGHTLTPGFTDSHGHPLVYGHAQQLPLHGCRSIEEVIAKVEDYVNHYPLEEGQWIEGLGWDQNLWKDKVFPTAEEFDKSDILRGLPISLARVDYHAEWVSTAILRLMDNIPDVEGGTVVRDSWGKPTGIFIDNAISLLTAIRPAWTDVDRERFFDIVVRDALSHGLTGAYDAMGLVSDQPFWQRMAEEGKLPIRFYSMLSCEGEDFCGDKVEPYYNFEKHYYMRGVKLFGDGALGSRGAALIDDYSDQPGWKGSMLKKEEVWGPLIKQWYEAEWQVCLHTIGDRAAKVVLDAISSVASLPDIRKARFRLEHAQIMTLEDLERAAKMGIIASVQPTHATSDMWYAEDRLGAERIRGAYAWRSYLNNSGHITLGSDFPVESIDPLKGFYAAVTRRSPEGKSPHGKGGWYPEQKLSRVEALRGFTVWGAYASFSEDYVGSLTPGKKFDGVIWDDDLLTVPEDEILDVKVKGVIVDGKLVWGTLG from the exons ATGCCACCAGCCGCAGGGCATAACATACCCCCCAGGCTTAGACAGTATCATCAATCTCAGATAGCCAGCAATGGGGTCATGCCATATCAGCGGCATCCACCTCCTCGGATCCCCTCCACCCGGTCCCTTCACCTTTCGATCTCTCTGCTGATTGTTGCTGTGATCATCGTCTATGCCCAGAAACAATCATTTATGAAGGGTGTGATACCTTCTAAAGTGTATTCAGTGACAGAGAATTTGCCTGAAAAGTATGCAATATgtggaaaggaaggaaagaaggtgtATACAGTGCCTTATGAAGTCGAAGCTGCTATTGAGGGGACGGCagagtgggagaaggaagctgTAGGAGCGGTGGAATGTGTGGTagtggagaaggacaaggttgTTGACACGGGTAGCCTGA ATAAGATCAGGCGAAAGTGGGCGAAGGACACTTTGAGCAAGACAACACAGGATGATTTGCAGATCATTCACCTTCCCCCTGGACATACTCTTACCCCT GGCTTCACAGACTCCCATGGTCATCCCTTGGTATACGGCCACGCCCAACAGCTCCCCTTGCACGGATGCAGGTCTATCGAGGAAGTCATAGCGAAGGTTGAAGATTACGTGAATCACTACCCATTAGAAGAGGGACAATGGATAGAAGGTTTGGGATGGGATCAAAATCTCTGGAAAGACAAAGTTTTCCCTACAGCG GAGGAATTTGACAAGTCAGACATCCTGAGAGGGCTACCTATAAGCTTGGCTAGGGTAGACTATCATGCTGAGTGGGTTTCAACCGCCATCCTTCGTTTGATGGATAACATTCCTGATGTCGAAGGTGGTACCGTTGTGCGCGATTCCTGGGGGAAACCAACCGGTATCTTT ATTGATAATGccatttctcttcttacTGCCATTCGGCCGGCCTGGACTGACGTCGATCGAGAACGGTTCTTCGATATCGTGGTACGGGATGCTTTGAGCCATGGATTGACGGGTGCATATGATGCCATGGGACTGGTCAGTGATCAACCTTTCTGGCAAAgaatggcagaggaggGGAAACTGCCAATTCGTTTCTACTCTATG CTTTCTTGCGAAGGTGAAGATTTTTGTGGAGACAAGGTAGAACCTTATTACAACTTTG AGAAACACTATTACATGCGTGGTGTCAAGCTCTTCGGTGATGGTGCATTAGGCTCCCGTGGCGCAGCCTTGATCGATGACTATAGCGATCAGCcgggatggaagggatcgatgttgaagaaagaagaggtttggGGACCATTAATAAAGCAATGGTATGAAGCT GAGTGGCAAGTC TGTTTGCACACCATAGGGGATCGTGCCGCCAAAGTAGTGCTCGATGCCATCTCGTCTGTCGCTAGTCTTCCTGACATTCGCAAGGCAAGATTCCGACTGGAACATGCTCAGATTATGACGctggaggatttggaaCGTGCCGCTAAGATGGGCA TTATTGCGAGTGTACAACCAACCCATGCGACGAGTGAT ATGTGGTACGCTGAAGATCGTTTGGGCGCAGAACGTATTAGGGGTGCCTACGCTTGGCGTTCATATCTCAA CAATTCAGGTCACATTACTCTAGGTTCCGACTTCCCTGTCGAATCCATTGACCCATTGAAAGGATTTTACGCCGCTGTAACTCGTAGATCACCGGAAGGCAAGTCTCCTCATGGTAAAGGAGGCTGGTACCCAGAACAAAAACTGAGTAGGGTCGAGGCCCTCAGGGGTTTCACCGTATGGG GAGCGTATGCTTCATTCTCAGAGGATTATGTTGGGTCCCTGACACCTGGAAAGAAATTTGATGGTGTGATTTGGGACGATGACTTACTCACTGTACCGGAGGATGAGATACTGGATGTAAAAGTCAAAGGGGTCATTGTGGATGGCAAATTAGTCTGGGGAACTCTGGGATAA